One Echinicola strongylocentroti DNA window includes the following coding sequences:
- a CDS encoding FAD-dependent oxidoreductase, which translates to MKDNKRRNFLKTLGMSSGAFLFSPEGSFISGEQWQQKAAEADSLSIYKKATLEVDLVVIGGGMSGICAAISGARNGAKVALVHDRSRLGGNASSEIRMHVSGSSMLETFWRETGILEEIMLDDAVSNPQTAYPLWDFVLYNKVVGEPNITLLLDTLLFEADADGKEIKRIKTFSSQTEEIFTIHGKQFADCTGDGTLAALVGADYMRGREAKSTFGESLGQEVGDKVGMGNSLLFMADEFDKPMPYTPPSWARKYTYKDFEYRYIHSLEYGYWWLELAGEYDIINDGRELRHELLAVLFGVWDYIKNSGNYPEASNWALTWVGMVPGKRESRRILGDYVMTQNDVQNSKAFPDRVAYGGWPLDDHPAEGMDDTSIKPNRAVHIKEPYNIPLRVLYSKNIKNLWMAGRNISVSHVALSSTRVMATCATLGQAIGTAMAISVKKNITAKDFIKNNDLLGQLQQTLLRQDQAMLQMTNLDRKDMAKKASISASSELNDGLAKNIIDGVNRKINNDASHQWQGNMEGISPWISLTWNSPVRVSTLEFTFDTGLHRYLRISGQKVVMEGQVRGPQPETISDYKVEGYLAGIKVFSEIHGNNYYRKVSHELPGNSVDSIKITVLKTHGDDIARIFEIRCYA; encoded by the coding sequence ATGAAGGATAATAAAAGAAGAAATTTCTTAAAAACCCTGGGAATGAGCTCAGGTGCTTTCTTGTTTAGTCCAGAAGGCAGTTTTATTTCTGGAGAGCAATGGCAACAAAAAGCAGCGGAAGCAGATAGTCTGTCAATTTATAAGAAGGCCACGTTAGAAGTGGATTTGGTGGTGATTGGAGGAGGTATGTCGGGAATCTGTGCGGCAATTTCAGGAGCTAGAAATGGCGCCAAAGTAGCATTGGTCCATGATAGATCACGACTGGGAGGCAATGCAAGTAGTGAAATAAGGATGCACGTAAGTGGAAGTAGTATGCTGGAGACTTTTTGGAGGGAGACAGGCATTCTTGAAGAAATCATGCTGGATGATGCTGTCAGTAACCCTCAGACTGCTTACCCTTTATGGGATTTTGTCTTGTACAATAAGGTAGTAGGAGAACCAAACATTACCTTGTTATTGGATACCCTTCTTTTTGAGGCGGATGCTGACGGTAAAGAAATCAAGCGTATTAAAACCTTTAGTTCACAGACTGAGGAGATTTTTACCATCCACGGGAAGCAGTTTGCAGACTGCACCGGAGACGGGACGTTGGCCGCATTGGTGGGGGCAGATTATATGCGGGGAAGAGAGGCGAAGTCTACTTTTGGGGAGTCGCTAGGGCAAGAAGTAGGAGATAAGGTAGGCATGGGAAACAGCCTCTTGTTCATGGCAGATGAATTTGATAAACCGATGCCGTACACCCCTCCGTCCTGGGCAAGGAAATACACCTATAAGGATTTTGAGTATAGGTACATCCATTCCTTAGAATATGGCTATTGGTGGCTAGAGCTGGCTGGAGAGTATGATATCATAAATGACGGTAGGGAATTAAGGCATGAATTGTTGGCCGTTTTATTTGGTGTTTGGGACTATATAAAAAATTCAGGTAACTACCCAGAAGCAAGTAACTGGGCATTGACTTGGGTGGGAATGGTGCCAGGCAAGCGCGAAAGTAGAAGGATTTTAGGTGATTATGTGATGACCCAAAACGATGTTCAAAACTCCAAGGCATTTCCTGACCGCGTCGCCTATGGAGGCTGGCCACTAGATGACCATCCGGCAGAAGGAATGGACGACACATCCATTAAACCAAACAGAGCGGTACATATTAAGGAGCCATATAATATCCCCTTGAGGGTATTGTACAGTAAAAATATTAAAAACCTATGGATGGCAGGTAGAAATATAAGTGTATCCCATGTGGCATTATCTTCTACAAGGGTAATGGCTACTTGTGCCACTTTAGGACAAGCTATTGGTACTGCGATGGCGATATCAGTGAAGAAAAATATAACCGCTAAGGACTTTATTAAAAACAATGATCTTTTAGGGCAATTACAGCAAACACTATTAAGGCAGGATCAGGCGATGTTGCAAATGACCAACCTCGACCGCAAGGACATGGCAAAAAAGGCCAGCATTTCCGCTTCCAGTGAACTGAATGATGGTCTGGCTAAAAACATTATCGATGGAGTCAACAGAAAAATAAATAATGATGCGAGCCATCAATGGCAAGGAAATATGGAGGGCATTTCTCCTTGGATTTCCTTAACGTGGAATAGCCCTGTTAGAGTTTCTACACTCGAATTTACATTTGATACAGGTCTGCATCGATATTTAAGGATTTCTGGCCAAAAAGTGGTAATGGAAGGTCAGGTTCGTGGTCCTCAACCAGAAACTATTTCCGATTATAAGGTGGAAGGCTATTTGGCAGGGATAAAGGTGTTTTCAGAAATACACGGAAATAATTACTATAGAAAAGTCTCTCATGAATTACCAGGTAATAGCGTGGATTCAATAAAAATCACTGTGTTGAAAACTCATGGAGACGATATCGCGAGGATATTCGAAATCCGCTGTTACGCTTAA
- a CDS encoding alkaline phosphatase D family protein, whose amino-acid sequence MQQFNLLVTAIILLLGVSTSLAQSSEKVYFTTGFKVGEVTDSSAVLITRLCQNKRSLSVNHRQEDKPFRPPIDFDDKMSVSQMEGAVHGTMGQVQITLTSTDTTIHSNWKYVSALNDFTLKRKFTKLKPDTKYKITIQGRKHPDSPLTEISGQFATAPSANEPIPVLFTSSTCQYFWSYDDKERGFKIYDSMGKLNPLFHCQTGDYVYYDKPGPLAKNVELARHKWHAMNSWPSLKDFYQQVPVYQQKDDHDLLKDDATPFSTPYGNLSFSDGLALWQEQVPIFDKPYRTMRWGKDLQIWLVEVREYRSDNKTRDSPEKTIWGQEQINWFKKTVEASDATFKILVSPTPIVGPDRTKGKFDNHSNASFSSEGSWLRKYLSDHKVVVINGDRHWQYASVDPDTGLREFSQGPVSDFHAQGWEPGDKRPEHDFLRVNGGFLAVSVFRQQNTPTIEFIHYDVDGNQVHKTSLTKDGY is encoded by the coding sequence ATGCAGCAATTTAACCTTTTGGTCACTGCCATAATTCTTCTCTTGGGCGTCTCTACTTCTCTCGCCCAATCTTCGGAAAAGGTCTATTTTACGACGGGCTTTAAGGTAGGTGAAGTCACGGATTCTTCAGCAGTGCTCATCACGAGGCTATGCCAAAACAAACGCTCCCTCTCCGTAAACCATCGCCAAGAGGACAAACCTTTCAGGCCACCAATTGATTTTGATGATAAAATGTCCGTCTCACAAATGGAAGGAGCCGTCCACGGTACCATGGGGCAAGTGCAGATCACACTTACTTCCACTGACACCACCATCCATTCTAACTGGAAATATGTTTCTGCTCTCAATGACTTCACACTTAAGCGCAAGTTTACCAAGCTAAAGCCAGACACCAAGTATAAAATAACCATCCAAGGGCGGAAACATCCTGATAGCCCACTTACTGAAATTAGTGGACAATTTGCCACCGCCCCCTCTGCAAATGAGCCCATCCCTGTTTTATTCACTTCATCCACCTGCCAATATTTCTGGTCCTATGATGATAAGGAGAGAGGCTTTAAGATCTATGACAGCATGGGCAAATTAAATCCTCTTTTTCACTGTCAAACCGGTGACTACGTCTATTATGATAAGCCTGGGCCATTGGCGAAAAATGTTGAATTGGCTAGGCACAAGTGGCATGCGATGAATTCATGGCCATCATTAAAAGACTTTTATCAGCAAGTGCCCGTATACCAACAAAAGGATGACCACGACCTTCTGAAGGATGATGCCACTCCTTTTTCCACCCCTTATGGCAATCTGTCCTTTAGTGATGGTCTAGCGCTATGGCAAGAACAAGTCCCCATTTTTGACAAGCCCTACAGGACCATGAGATGGGGAAAGGATTTACAGATCTGGTTAGTGGAAGTCAGGGAATACAGAAGTGACAACAAGACTAGGGACAGCCCCGAAAAAACTATTTGGGGACAGGAACAGATAAATTGGTTCAAAAAAACCGTTGAAGCTTCTGATGCAACCTTTAAGATTTTGGTCTCGCCCACTCCCATTGTTGGCCCTGACCGTACCAAAGGAAAGTTTGACAACCACTCCAATGCCTCCTTTTCCTCCGAAGGCAGTTGGCTTCGAAAATACCTGTCAGATCATAAAGTAGTCGTTATTAATGGCGATCGCCATTGGCAATATGCCTCAGTAGACCCGGATACAGGCCTCAGGGAATTCAGCCAAGGGCCAGTCAGTGATTTCCATGCCCAAGGCTGGGAACCAGGTGACAAAAGGCCAGAACACGATTTTCTGAGGGTAAACGGAGGGTTTCTGGCCGTCTCGGTCTTTCGTCAACAAAACACCCCGACAATCGAATTCATCCATTACGATGTCGACGGCAACCAAGTCCATAAAACAAGCTTAACTAAAGATGGCTATTGA
- a CDS encoding gluconate 2-dehydrogenase subunit 3 family protein produces MERRSAIKNVLAIFGGAMTMSTLAVLEQGCQPVKDNETVGFGEESIRLLTETGDIILPDTEGVPGAGACEVGNIIVKMLNDCYSQADQEEVLSFISYVRDKEQMMDLTRSEREQLIGKIDAEVYGETKNTPSFSAKGYKLIKELTVFGYFSSEIGLTKALDYHMIPGRFDGCIDYHEGDKAQA; encoded by the coding sequence ATGGAAAGAAGAAGTGCGATAAAGAATGTCTTGGCGATATTTGGCGGAGCGATGACCATGTCTACGCTGGCAGTGTTGGAGCAAGGTTGTCAACCAGTCAAAGACAATGAAACGGTAGGTTTCGGGGAGGAATCCATCCGGCTACTTACCGAAACAGGAGATATAATCCTTCCGGATACCGAAGGGGTACCTGGTGCGGGTGCCTGCGAAGTAGGGAACATCATCGTTAAGATGCTTAACGACTGTTACTCCCAAGCAGATCAGGAAGAAGTACTCTCCTTTATCTCCTATGTGCGGGATAAGGAACAGATGATGGACCTTACCAGAAGTGAACGTGAACAGCTGATAGGGAAAATAGATGCTGAAGTATACGGTGAGACCAAAAACACCCCTTCATTCAGTGCAAAGGGATATAAACTGATCAAAGAATTGACCGTTTTTGGCTATTTCAGTTCAGAAATCGGATTGACCAAAGCCTTGGACTATCATATGATTCCAGGAAGATTTGACGGGTGTATCGACTACCATGAAGGAGATAAGGCCCAAGCATAA
- a CDS encoding GMC oxidoreductase — translation MNLNTKAKKENTYDAIVVGSGISGGWAAKELSEKGLKTLVLERGRNVEHIKDYPTTNLNPWEMEHHGRKTNENKEKHPIQSKIYAFNEATAHFWVNDLENPYNQVKPYNWIRGYHMGGRSIMWGRQCYRWSDLDFEANAKDGHGVDWPVRYKEIEPWYDYVEKFVGISGQKANLPQLPDSCFVPAMDMNCVEKHVAQRIKERFDDRTMIIGRVANTTVPLDGRGPCQFRDLCYRGCPFGGYFSSNSATLPAAMMTGNLTLRPYSIVTEVLYDKEKGKATGVRIMDDETKEYQEYYADVIFLNASTLGTSWILLNSVSEAFPNGLGNSSEQVGHNLMDHHYGVGARGQFDGFQDKYSFGKRPNGIYVPRFRNLGDSASQRDYLRGFGYQGGGNRGRGTGGAAGIGADFKLSKMVPSENWSFSLQGFGEQLPHYENKASLNHDKLDANGLPTLDIDCEFKENEQKMRQDMRESAEEILEASGAINIASFDGALPPGHCIHEMGTARMGKDPKTSVVNKYNQMHEVPNVYITDGSFMASSACQNPSLTYMAFTARACDHAVKEWKKGKS, via the coding sequence ATGAACCTAAATACAAAAGCAAAAAAAGAAAACACTTACGATGCCATCGTCGTGGGATCGGGAATCAGCGGCGGTTGGGCTGCTAAGGAACTAAGTGAAAAAGGGTTGAAAACACTGGTGCTCGAGAGAGGCAGAAATGTGGAACATATCAAGGATTACCCTACCACCAACCTCAATCCTTGGGAAATGGAACACCATGGAAGAAAAACCAACGAAAACAAGGAAAAGCATCCTATTCAGAGTAAAATTTATGCGTTTAATGAAGCGACAGCGCATTTTTGGGTAAATGATCTGGAAAACCCATATAACCAAGTAAAACCTTATAACTGGATTCGAGGCTATCACATGGGAGGTAGGAGTATTATGTGGGGTCGGCAGTGCTACCGGTGGAGTGACCTGGATTTTGAAGCCAATGCCAAGGATGGCCACGGGGTGGACTGGCCTGTTCGCTACAAAGAGATCGAGCCATGGTATGACTATGTGGAAAAGTTCGTGGGGATAAGCGGCCAAAAAGCCAATTTACCTCAGCTTCCGGATAGCTGTTTTGTTCCAGCGATGGACATGAACTGCGTGGAGAAGCACGTTGCCCAGCGAATAAAAGAGCGATTTGATGACCGTACCATGATTATCGGCAGGGTGGCCAATACCACTGTGCCCCTCGATGGAAGAGGGCCGTGCCAGTTTAGGGATTTATGCTACAGAGGTTGTCCATTTGGAGGGTATTTCAGCAGTAACTCGGCAACCTTACCAGCCGCGATGATGACCGGAAACCTGACGCTGCGACCGTATTCTATTGTGACAGAGGTCTTGTATGACAAAGAAAAAGGAAAAGCGACGGGAGTACGGATCATGGATGATGAGACGAAAGAATATCAGGAATATTATGCTGATGTGATCTTTCTCAATGCTTCTACCTTGGGTACTTCTTGGATATTGCTGAATTCTGTTTCTGAGGCCTTTCCCAATGGCCTTGGCAATAGCAGCGAACAAGTGGGGCATAACCTGATGGACCATCACTATGGGGTAGGAGCCAGAGGGCAGTTTGATGGGTTTCAAGACAAATACTCCTTTGGCAAGCGCCCCAATGGGATCTATGTCCCGCGTTTCAGGAATTTAGGTGATAGTGCTTCCCAGCGGGATTACCTGCGGGGATTTGGCTATCAAGGAGGCGGCAACAGAGGACGAGGGACTGGTGGTGCGGCTGGAATAGGAGCCGACTTTAAGTTATCCAAAATGGTGCCTTCAGAAAATTGGAGTTTTAGTCTCCAGGGATTTGGCGAGCAACTGCCACATTATGAAAATAAGGCCAGTTTAAATCACGACAAACTAGATGCTAATGGGCTTCCTACGCTAGATATAGATTGCGAATTCAAAGAAAACGAACAGAAGATGCGCCAAGATATGCGCGAAAGTGCAGAAGAAATACTGGAAGCATCAGGAGCAATCAACATAGCTTCATTTGACGGAGCCCTTCCTCCCGGTCACTGTATCCATGAAATGGGAACCGCCAGGATGGGTAAAGACCCTAAAACCTCCGTCGTCAATAAGTATAACCAAATGCACGAGGTGCCAAACGTGTACATTACAGATGGCTCTTTTATGGCAAGTTCTGCCTGTCAAAACCCATCCCTTACCTATATGGCTTTTACCGCACGGGCATGTGATCATGCTGTGAAGGAATGGAAGAAAGGAAAGAGTTAG
- a CDS encoding sulfatase-like hydrolase/transferase: protein MTLLVVVGKSSDLLAEEKRPNIIFLMTDDQRWDNMGCYGRPEFNTPNIDALSRAGVTFDKAYYAVAICMPSRVTMLTGRYNSSHQVGFVAPTNYTLSQADFHKGYPALLKESDYRTGFIGKVGFTVTKEAIRPSTQKVHNYKEHMGEVFDFFAGSETHDRNGIVMWPENDPGLKEIFKEGRQNSGRTLRTGEAMLRFLDTQPASQPFCLSVSFYAVKHDQNRDVFWPHYEQFKEHEFSVPDNWVEGDNEELPAVVKENARGVPLHRQRSSTPALYQKLVRRFATQGYTVDEQVGLLMSKLEEKGILDNTIIIYTSDNGRFQGAHGLYDKCLLYEESAKAPLIVYDGRVAKEKRGFRTDALVSSVDMAPTILSLAGVKIPQKMQGKDFSGILNQTQDLSNWRDAVFMEDLFLVDMFNARGKDDLDEANEKLINANMSYRSHGIRTDRFKYFVYYEHTPKVEELYDLENDPLEQHNLVDDPRHSAILKKLRQKTEKIYLDISN from the coding sequence ATGACGTTGTTAGTGGTAGTGGGTAAGTCGTCAGACCTATTGGCCGAAGAGAAAAGGCCGAATATCATATTTCTGATGACAGATGACCAACGCTGGGACAATATGGGCTGTTACGGCAGGCCTGAATTCAACACCCCTAATATCGATGCCCTGTCCAGGGCTGGAGTCACCTTTGATAAGGCCTATTATGCGGTGGCTATTTGTATGCCAAGCAGGGTCACGATGCTGACAGGACGTTACAATTCCAGCCACCAAGTGGGATTTGTGGCTCCCACAAACTATACCTTGTCCCAAGCGGATTTTCATAAAGGTTATCCAGCACTCTTAAAAGAGTCTGACTACCGTACTGGGTTTATTGGCAAAGTCGGATTTACAGTTACAAAAGAGGCCATCAGACCAAGTACCCAGAAAGTGCATAATTATAAGGAGCACATGGGCGAGGTCTTTGATTTTTTTGCAGGTAGCGAGACACACGATAGGAATGGCATCGTCATGTGGCCGGAAAATGACCCAGGACTCAAAGAAATTTTTAAAGAAGGACGGCAAAATTCAGGAAGGACCTTGAGAACAGGGGAGGCCATGTTACGGTTTCTGGACACCCAACCAGCGAGCCAGCCTTTCTGTCTCTCGGTGAGCTTTTATGCTGTAAAACATGATCAAAACAGGGATGTATTTTGGCCACATTATGAGCAGTTTAAAGAGCATGAGTTTTCCGTGCCGGATAATTGGGTGGAGGGAGACAATGAAGAGCTTCCTGCTGTGGTAAAGGAAAATGCCCGTGGTGTTCCCTTGCACCGTCAAAGGTCTTCCACACCAGCCTTGTACCAAAAACTCGTCAGGAGATTTGCTACGCAAGGGTATACAGTCGATGAGCAGGTGGGGTTATTGATGTCAAAATTGGAGGAGAAAGGAATCCTGGACAACACCATCATTATTTATACCAGTGATAATGGCCGCTTTCAGGGCGCACATGGTCTATATGATAAATGCCTGCTATATGAAGAGTCAGCCAAAGCACCTTTAATCGTTTACGATGGAAGGGTAGCAAAGGAAAAACGCGGCTTCAGGACAGATGCATTGGTGTCTTCTGTGGATATGGCTCCCACCATACTGTCTCTAGCAGGAGTGAAAATCCCTCAAAAAATGCAAGGAAAAGATTTTAGTGGAATCCTAAATCAAACCCAAGACCTGTCCAACTGGCGGGATGCGGTCTTTATGGAAGATTTATTTTTAGTGGATATGTTCAATGCACGGGGAAAAGACGATCTGGATGAAGCCAATGAAAAATTGATAAATGCCAATATGTCCTACCGAAGCCACGGAATAAGAACAGATCGGTTTAAATATTTTGTTTATTACGAACATACCCCTAAAGTTGAGGAATTATATGATCTGGAAAATGACCCTCTGGAGCAACATAATTTGGTAGATGATCCACGACATTCTGCAATACTGAAAAAATTACGCCAAAAAACCGAAAAAATCTATTTGGATATAAGTAATTAA
- a CDS encoding TetR/AcrR family transcriptional regulator, protein MARNKKYVEEEVIEKAMTLFWKKGYETTSMQELESQMGINKFSIYASFGNKNGVFLESLKCYKQQLNRILANLKASDKGLLGIKQYFYDFLEFSKEDNNWRGCLITNTAMELGDRVEPVVKEVLVGFMDDVKSTFAEALAKKGDIDEASVEEQADYLMVAMFGLASASKAFSQSQLHSYIEQTFKKV, encoded by the coding sequence ATGGCACGGAATAAAAAATATGTTGAAGAGGAGGTCATTGAAAAGGCGATGACCCTCTTTTGGAAAAAAGGATACGAAACTACTTCGATGCAAGAACTAGAAAGTCAGATGGGAATAAATAAATTCTCGATCTATGCTAGTTTTGGCAACAAAAACGGTGTCTTTTTGGAAAGTTTAAAATGCTATAAACAGCAGCTGAACAGAATCTTAGCTAACCTTAAAGCGTCTGATAAAGGACTGCTGGGTATTAAGCAATATTTCTATGACTTTCTGGAATTTTCCAAAGAAGATAATAACTGGAGAGGTTGTCTAATAACCAATACAGCAATGGAGCTTGGAGATCGTGTAGAACCTGTGGTCAAAGAAGTACTTGTGGGTTTTATGGATGACGTCAAAAGTACATTTGCTGAAGCTTTGGCAAAGAAGGGAGATATAGACGAAGCATCAGTAGAAGAACAAGCAGATTACTTGATGGTGGCCATGTTTGGTCTTGCTTCGGCTTCCAAAGCGTTTTCACAATCACAGCTCCATAGCTATATCGAACAAACATTTAAAAAGGTCTAG
- a CDS encoding carboxymuconolactone decarboxylase family protein translates to MSTTEKKAGLTIHTLDSAPEESKSLLKKSNDAYGYVPNLHGVLAGSPQLLEAYQTLHQLFTETSFDQTELTVVWQTINVAHECHYCVPAHTGIAHAMNVDEEIIEALRNGTKLPDEKLQVLHETTLAMVEDRGVLSDEQLTAFYDAGYDEKNLMEIILGLSQKVISNYTNHIAETPLDKSFEKFRWEKK, encoded by the coding sequence ATGAGCACTACAGAAAAAAAAGCAGGTTTGACTATTCATACCTTAGATTCTGCACCGGAAGAAAGCAAATCACTACTAAAGAAATCCAATGACGCTTACGGATATGTACCTAATCTTCATGGCGTATTGGCAGGTTCACCGCAGCTTTTGGAAGCCTACCAGACCTTGCATCAGCTATTTACGGAAACTAGCTTTGACCAAACAGAGCTGACCGTGGTATGGCAGACCATTAATGTAGCGCATGAATGTCACTATTGTGTGCCGGCCCATACAGGGATAGCCCATGCGATGAATGTGGATGAGGAAATCATCGAAGCATTGCGTAACGGTACTAAATTGCCAGACGAAAAATTGCAGGTTCTTCATGAGACTACGCTGGCCATGGTCGAAGACAGAGGGGTACTGTCTGATGAGCAGCTTACTGCATTTTATGATGCGGGATACGATGAGAAAAACCTGATGGAAATTATTTTGGGACTTTCCCAAAAAGTCATCAGTAACTACACCAATCACATTGCTGAGACACCATTGGACAAGTCTTTTGAGAAATTCCGTTGGGAAAAGAAATAA
- a CDS encoding haloacid dehalogenase type II gives MKKTEVPRRTFIKKAGLIGASGLLMPTILKSNSLSENTTIMNRPKVLFFDVNETLLDLTSMKGAVSEVLEGRDDLLPLWFTTMLQYSLVVSASGQYEHFGVIGAAALQMVAKNEGISVDIERAKSVISSEIQSLPPHPEVKEALTSLKDNGYKLVSFTNSSNQGVKAQFEHAGLTHFFDERLSVEDVGKFKPFTETYDWGAKKMGLQPKECMLVAAHGWDVAGALWAGWRAAFIDRPGKQLFPLAPETEIQAPDLKQVADKLIQYQ, from the coding sequence ATGAAAAAAACAGAAGTTCCAAGAAGGACGTTTATAAAAAAAGCTGGGCTCATAGGAGCATCAGGGCTTTTAATGCCTACTATTCTTAAAAGCAATTCGTTATCTGAAAACACTACAATCATGAACAGGCCAAAAGTACTTTTTTTTGATGTGAATGAAACCCTACTGGATTTGACATCCATGAAAGGAGCAGTAAGTGAAGTATTAGAGGGCAGGGATGATTTGCTTCCCTTGTGGTTTACGACGATGTTACAGTACTCGCTGGTAGTCTCTGCTTCTGGCCAATACGAACATTTCGGCGTCATAGGAGCGGCGGCCTTGCAAATGGTAGCCAAAAATGAAGGCATATCCGTAGATATAGAAAGAGCAAAAAGCGTCATTTCTTCTGAAATACAATCACTTCCGCCCCATCCAGAGGTAAAAGAAGCCTTGACATCTCTAAAAGATAACGGGTACAAATTGGTGTCATTTACCAATTCTTCCAATCAAGGGGTAAAGGCGCAATTTGAACATGCCGGCTTAACTCACTTTTTTGATGAGCGATTAAGTGTAGAAGATGTAGGCAAGTTTAAACCTTTTACGGAGACGTATGACTGGGGGGCTAAGAAAATGGGACTACAGCCGAAAGAATGTATGTTGGTAGCGGCCCATGGTTGGGATGTGGCTGGAGCACTTTGGGCTGGCTGGCGTGCTGCATTTATCGATAGGCCAGGCAAACAGCTGTTTCCTCTTGCTCCGGAAACAGAAATCCAAGCGCCAGACCTGAAACAAGTGGCAGATAAGCTTATCCAATACCAATAA